One window from the genome of Anaerococcus sp. Marseille-Q7828 encodes:
- a CDS encoding aspartate ammonia-lyase → MTDYRKERDSIGEIEVPFDALYGANSLRARNNFNITSLSMDSEMINAIVEVKKACAIENEKIGLLTRTQQNAIVAACNQILAGQHRDNFIVDPIQGGAGTSFNMNANEVIANVANTAMGGGLGTYENVHPNDHVNLGQSTNDVIPTSGKIALIRYFKELIDETILLIRSIEKKAEEFKDVYKMGRTQLQDAIPISLGQEFRAYARVITRDLERFDLAVDSLSHVNLGGTAIGTGLNADPTYVEEIVGVLSEVTDLKLKQNEDLIDGTQNLDGFLYVSGILKTFAANLSKISNDLRLMSSGPQVGIGDIKLKPTQAGSSIMPGKVNPVIPEVVNQVAFNVIGNDMTVTMAVEAGQLELNAFEPIIFYNLFESLKTLKNAIYTLRVNCIDHITADRSELSEQVEKSIGLVTALAPHIGYAKASDIAHKALETGKSIRELVLSDELLSKEELEKILDFKEMIKPGILDEDALKKE, encoded by the coding sequence ATGACAGATTATAGAAAAGAACGCGATTCTATAGGCGAAATTGAAGTGCCTTTTGATGCCTTGTATGGGGCGAATTCTCTAAGAGCAAGAAATAATTTTAATATTACATCTTTATCAATGGATAGTGAGATGATAAATGCAATAGTTGAGGTTAAAAAAGCCTGTGCTATTGAAAATGAGAAAATTGGCCTTTTGACAAGAACTCAACAAAATGCAATTGTTGCAGCTTGTAACCAAATTTTGGCTGGCCAGCATAGGGATAATTTTATAGTTGATCCAATCCAAGGCGGAGCTGGTACAAGTTTTAATATGAACGCCAATGAAGTAATTGCTAATGTTGCAAACACTGCTATGGGTGGCGGCCTAGGTACATATGAAAATGTTCACCCAAACGACCATGTAAACTTGGGCCAATCTACCAATGACGTTATACCAACTAGTGGTAAGATAGCTCTTATCAGATATTTTAAAGAACTAATTGATGAAACAATATTATTAATCAGATCTATTGAGAAAAAGGCTGAAGAATTTAAGGACGTTTACAAAATGGGCCGTACTCAACTTCAAGATGCGATTCCAATAAGCCTTGGCCAAGAATTTAGGGCCTATGCTAGGGTAATAACCCGTGATTTGGAAAGATTTGACCTTGCTGTTGATAGCCTAAGCCATGTAAATCTCGGTGGTACAGCTATTGGTACAGGTTTAAATGCAGATCCAACCTATGTTGAGGAAATAGTTGGAGTACTAAGCGAAGTAACTGATTTGAAATTGAAACAAAATGAAGACTTGATAGATGGAACTCAAAACTTGGATGGATTTTTGTATGTTTCAGGAATTCTAAAAACCTTTGCAGCAAACTTATCAAAAATATCTAACGACCTAAGACTTATGAGCTCTGGTCCACAAGTAGGTATTGGTGATATAAAATTAAAACCAACTCAAGCTGGTTCATCAATCATGCCAGGTAAGGTAAACCCTGTAATCCCAGAGGTTGTAAACCAAGTTGCTTTCAATGTCATAGGCAATGATATGACTGTAACTATGGCTGTTGAGGCAGGACAACTTGAACTAAACGCCTTTGAACCAATTATTTTCTACAATCTTTTTGAGTCACTAAAGACACTCAAAAATGCCATATATACTCTAAGAGTTAACTGTATAGACCACATCACAGCTGATAGAAGCGAACTATCAGAACAAGTAGAAAAATCAATCGGACTTGTTACAGCCCTTGCTCCTCATATAGGCTATGCGAAGGCAAGTGATATAGCCCACAAGGCCCTAGAAACTGGCAAATCAATTAGAGAATTGGTTCTTTCTGATGAACTACTTAGCAAAGAAGAACTTGAAAAAATATTAGATTTCAAAGAAATGATAAAACCAGGTATCTTGGACGAAGATGCCCTTAAAAAGGAATAA
- a CDS encoding glycoside-pentoside-hexuronide (GPH):cation symporter yields MKSRDVSNVRAFSMRDKIGYMFGDFGNDFTFILSVMFLTKFYTDVMGVNPALVGTMMMLSRFLDAFTDIGMGQILDRSLAGPKGKYKPWIKRIAIPVAFVSLLMYANWFADKSMGFKIFWMYMTYILWGSIFYTMINIPYGSMASVISDDPIHRSELSTFRTIGATLAGLVIGVVGPMIIMVKNDLGQTVMDGSKMSLFALVCSVLAVICYMVCYVNVEERVVTELKGESVSLGQTLKGMFTSKSLIGIILAALMLLLGQLSMSQMAGYIFPNYFGDAKGQSIAAALQVIVILAMAPFVKKGVLKYGKKEMSIVGGLVGGIALIVGYLLKTTNLTLFLIIIALANVGVGIFNLSIWAMITDVIDDIEVRTNKRDEGTIYGSYSFARKLGQALSAGIIGFVMNSIGYSQATAFDPDVLSGIYSISTLLPGLAMIALVLVLKFIYPLDRKTVETNALELKRRRDNSK; encoded by the coding sequence ATGAAAAGTAGAGACGTTTCAAATGTGCGTGCTTTTAGCATGCGAGATAAGATTGGATACATGTTTGGTGATTTTGGTAACGATTTTACCTTTATCCTTTCAGTAATGTTTTTGACAAAGTTCTATACAGATGTTATGGGTGTAAACCCCGCCTTAGTAGGAACTATGATGATGTTATCAAGATTCTTAGATGCTTTTACCGATATCGGTATGGGCCAAATACTAGATAGGTCACTTGCAGGTCCAAAGGGAAAATACAAACCTTGGATCAAAAGAATAGCAATCCCCGTTGCCTTTGTTTCTCTCTTAATGTATGCCAACTGGTTTGCTGATAAATCAATGGGCTTTAAGATTTTCTGGATGTATATGACTTACATACTTTGGGGTTCAATCTTCTATACCATGATTAATATCCCTTATGGATCTATGGCTTCAGTAATATCTGACGATCCTATCCACAGATCTGAGCTATCTACTTTTAGGACCATTGGAGCTACCTTAGCTGGTCTAGTTATAGGTGTAGTAGGTCCTATGATTATAATGGTGAAAAATGACCTAGGACAAACAGTAATGGACGGTTCAAAGATGAGCCTATTTGCCTTGGTTTGTTCAGTTCTTGCTGTTATTTGCTACATGGTTTGCTACGTAAACGTTGAAGAACGAGTTGTAACAGAGCTTAAAGGTGAAAGTGTTAGCCTAGGACAAACCTTAAAAGGTATGTTTACATCAAAGTCCCTTATAGGAATAATCCTTGCAGCCCTAATGCTGTTATTAGGTCAACTATCTATGAGCCAAATGGCTGGCTATATCTTCCCAAATTATTTTGGAGATGCTAAGGGACAATCAATAGCTGCTGCTTTGCAGGTAATTGTGATTTTGGCTATGGCTCCTTTTGTAAAAAAAGGCGTTTTAAAATACGGTAAGAAAGAAATGTCAATAGTTGGTGGTTTAGTCGGTGGCATAGCTCTGATCGTAGGCTATTTATTAAAAACAACTAATCTTACATTGTTTTTAATAATAATAGCTTTGGCAAATGTTGGTGTTGGTATATTTAACCTTTCTATCTGGGCAATGATAACAGATGTTATTGATGATATAGAGGTTAGAACAAATAAAAGAGATGAAGGAACAATCTACGGCTCATACTCTTTTGCAAGAAAATTAGGCCAAGCTTTATCAGCTGGCATCATTGGATTTGTGATGAATTCTATAGGATATTCACAAGCTACAGCCTTTGATCCAGATGTATTAAGCGGAATATATAGCATATCTACATTGCTTCCAGGCCTAGCAATGATTGCCCTAGTGCTTGTATTAAAATTTATCTATCCATTAGATAGAAAGACAGTTGAAACAAATGCTCTCGAGCTAAAACGTAGACGTGATAATAGTAAGTAA
- a CDS encoding MATE family efflux transporter, whose protein sequence is MNREGKLFTKKYNDIFIPLIIEQIFLTLIGNFNVFLFSLFNDQMVATIGISDRLLTIFAMVTNVVVLGASILIIQNADESRIKYVKSIFKESIVLNLFIAGLIIIAVFAFNRDLLILMQTPSELVEEASAYIKIVSISIVFTAMTSLMLATLRAFGFVKIAVRISVANTILVIIANTIIVLAKLGGISYIAIATLFTRLISMLITFFTIKRRIPILFAGGKIKNISLKKEILSLGIPSAMEQISYNFSQTIITAIIASLGTIAVSSMIYTTTITSFIFSIGVAAGVTGNLIIGDLYRNKDYEGIKNFGVLNAKKISLIAGAVNLLVAIFGKNLVRIFTDNPQIISIVTVLLFLQIFHDPMRVANEILINSLNVVKDVRYPVIVGISTTYLLVIPLAYLFVTKLGLDLKFIWLVFILDESTRRFLFTRRFRSGAWEEKSES, encoded by the coding sequence ATGAATAGAGAAGGCAAATTATTCACAAAAAAATATAATGATATCTTTATACCCCTAATAATTGAGCAGATTTTCCTGACCCTAATTGGTAATTTCAATGTGTTTTTATTTTCACTTTTTAATGACCAAATGGTTGCGACAATAGGGATTTCTGACCGATTATTGACTATATTTGCCATGGTAACAAATGTCGTGGTCCTAGGTGCAAGCATACTAATCATCCAAAATGCTGATGAATCCAGGATAAAATATGTCAAATCAATTTTTAAAGAATCGATTGTACTAAACTTATTTATAGCAGGGCTAATAATAATTGCAGTTTTTGCCTTTAATAGAGATTTGCTAATCCTTATGCAAACTCCAAGCGAACTTGTGGAGGAAGCTTCGGCTTATATAAAGATCGTTTCTATATCCATAGTCTTTACTGCAATGACAAGCCTGATGCTGGCGACCCTTAGGGCCTTTGGCTTTGTAAAAATTGCTGTAAGGATATCAGTAGCCAATACAATACTTGTAATAATTGCCAATACCATAATAGTTTTAGCAAAGCTTGGAGGCATCAGCTATATAGCCATCGCAACGCTCTTTACTAGACTTATTTCTATGCTAATAACATTTTTTACTATAAAAAGAAGAATCCCAATCTTATTTGCTGGTGGCAAGATTAAAAATATCAGCCTAAAAAAAGAAATTCTTTCCCTAGGCATACCATCAGCCATGGAGCAAATCTCCTATAACTTTAGCCAGACAATCATAACTGCTATTATTGCAAGCCTTGGAACCATAGCTGTATCTTCCATGATTTATACTACGACTATAACTTCATTCATATTTTCAATTGGGGTAGCTGCAGGAGTTACTGGCAATCTCATCATCGGAGACTTGTATAGGAATAAGGATTACGAGGGTATCAAAAATTTTGGAGTTTTAAATGCCAAGAAAATAAGCCTAATAGCAGGAGCAGTCAACTTGCTTGTGGCTATTTTTGGCAAGAATCTAGTGAGGATTTTTACTGATAATCCACAAATAATAAGTATAGTAACAGTCTTACTATTTTTACAAATATTCCACGATCCGATGCGAGTAGCAAATGAAATTTTAATAAATTCCTTAAATGTAGTAAAAGATGTAAGATATCCAGTAATAGTTGGCATATCCACAACATATTTACTAGTAATCCCCTTAGCATACCTCTTTGTAACAAAACTTGGTCTTGATTTGAAATTCATTTGGCTGGTATTTATCCTAGATGAAAGTACCAGGAGATTTTTATTTACTAGGAGATTTAGATCTGGGGCTTGGGAAGAGAAAAGTGAATCTTAA
- a CDS encoding YjiH family protein, with translation MTPFEKDGSSTVMASVLSKAVNSGIDSIIPIYILVLICIFISCILALIYKISKPSFIENNEVLKNAADISNFWLVVRFIGLALGLMTALKVGPEIIYSPDTGGLILYELIGGLFTIFLVAGFVLPFLTEFGLLEYIGVYLTSVMRPVFNLPGRSAIDCLASWIGDGTIGVTLTNKQYEEGYYTAREAAVISTTFSAVSITFCLVVLENVGLTDYFGKFYLTVGVAGIIAALIVPRIHPLAGKEDKYKTKEVKAQAENIPDGFSKKEWALQLAVKKAESNTSVKNYFVSATKTVLGLWLGVVPIIMAAGTIALIVSEATPFFQIMGKPFLPLLKLLQIPEAEVASTTMVVGFADMVVPSILAAEIANPMTRFIIAAVSVSQLIYMSETGAVILGSNLPVSLLDLFILFLERTIITLPIIVVFAHIFF, from the coding sequence ATGACTCCTTTTGAAAAAGATGGATCATCAACTGTTATGGCGTCAGTGCTTTCTAAGGCTGTTAATAGTGGTATCGATTCTATCATTCCTATATATATTTTAGTTTTGATATGCATATTCATTTCTTGCATACTTGCTCTTATATATAAGATTTCTAAACCAAGTTTTATAGAAAATAATGAAGTTTTAAAAAATGCAGCAGATATATCTAATTTTTGGCTTGTAGTAAGATTTATTGGCCTAGCCCTTGGTCTTATGACAGCCCTTAAAGTAGGCCCAGAGATAATTTATAGTCCGGATACTGGCGGACTTATCTTATATGAATTGATAGGTGGCCTATTTACAATATTTTTAGTAGCTGGATTTGTCTTACCTTTTTTGACAGAGTTCGGTCTGTTGGAATACATAGGGGTTTACTTGACCTCTGTGATGAGACCTGTATTTAATCTACCGGGTAGATCTGCCATAGATTGCTTGGCTAGCTGGATTGGGGATGGCACTATTGGAGTTACCCTAACCAATAAGCAGTACGAAGAGGGATATTATACAGCTAGAGAGGCAGCTGTTATATCAACAACTTTTTCAGCAGTATCAATCACATTTTGCTTGGTTGTATTGGAAAATGTTGGTCTAACAGACTATTTTGGCAAATTCTATCTTACAGTTGGGGTAGCTGGTATTATTGCGGCTTTGATAGTGCCAAGGATACACCCTCTAGCTGGCAAAGAAGATAAGTACAAGACCAAAGAAGTCAAAGCTCAAGCAGAAAATATACCTGACGGTTTTAGCAAAAAAGAATGGGCCTTACAACTTGCAGTAAAAAAGGCTGAATCAAATACAAGTGTAAAAAATTATTTTGTAAGTGCAACAAAGACAGTACTTGGCCTATGGCTAGGTGTTGTGCCAATAATAATGGCAGCAGGTACTATTGCTCTCATAGTTTCAGAGGCAACACCATTTTTCCAAATTATGGGCAAGCCATTCTTGCCATTACTCAAACTTCTCCAAATTCCAGAAGCTGAAGTAGCAAGTACGACAATGGTAGTTGGCTTTGCAGATATGGTTGTACCATCTATACTTGCAGCAGAAATAGCAAACCCTATGACAAGATTTATCATAGCAGCAGTTTCAGTGTCCCAGCTAATATATATGTCAGAAACTGGAGCTGTGATACTAGGCTCTAACTTGCCAGTCTCCCTCCTAGATTTGTTTATCCTATTTTTGGAAAGGACCATCATAACCCTGCCAATAATAGTGGTATTTGCTCATATTTTCTTCTAG
- a CDS encoding MATE family efflux transporter, with translation MDQNVDLTKGDITSSLFKLSIPLALTAFIQITYNFVDIFFLGRLGKDAIAGVGIAGFLFWIANAITLIPKIGTGVYVSQAFGRGAKKETIRVLNNGYILTIIVALVYSILMLLFSNAYVNFYGLTAKASSYARDYLHIISFGMVFFFINPVFSQSFQSLGNSLTPFKINTVGLVANIIMDPIFIFGLGPIPRLEAKGAAIATLLAQVFVSLIFIGVIFRKNELLKSALTRIDYQRRWIKSIFKMGLPAALMSAYMAFISIILNKFMARFGEAAVAAYTVGSQLEAITWNTTEGLQVGIAAMVGQNYGAGLFDRVRESIKKSFHILVIIGSISTIVLFAFRYPLFKIFIPNDRETIELGTRYLAILSLSQIFMATEIGLTGAFNGLGETKIPARIAMFFDTVRIPLSILLMPVLGVAGVWTAMTITSILKGLFVGILIRRQAKYKLG, from the coding sequence ATGGATCAAAATGTTGATTTAACCAAGGGTGATATCACTTCATCCCTTTTCAAACTGTCAATTCCTTTGGCTTTGACGGCTTTTATACAGATTACATATAACTTTGTGGATATATTTTTCCTTGGAAGGCTTGGAAAAGATGCAATAGCGGGAGTTGGTATAGCTGGATTTTTATTTTGGATTGCCAATGCTATTACCCTTATTCCAAAAATTGGTACAGGGGTTTACGTATCCCAAGCCTTTGGAAGAGGAGCTAAGAAAGAAACAATAAGAGTTTTAAATAATGGTTATATTTTAACTATAATTGTAGCCCTAGTTTATTCTATATTGATGCTATTATTTTCCAATGCTTATGTAAATTTCTATGGATTAACTGCTAAGGCGAGTTCTTATGCTAGAGATTATTTGCACATTATAAGTTTTGGTATGGTATTTTTCTTTATAAATCCAGTTTTTTCCCAAAGCTTCCAATCTTTAGGCAATAGTCTTACGCCTTTTAAGATAAATACAGTAGGCCTTGTGGCAAATATTATAATGGATCCAATATTTATCTTTGGACTTGGACCTATACCAAGACTTGAAGCAAAGGGAGCTGCTATTGCAACCCTTCTTGCTCAAGTGTTCGTCAGCCTTATTTTTATAGGAGTAATTTTTAGAAAAAATGAACTTCTAAAAAGCGCCTTAACCAGGATAGATTACCAGAGACGATGGATCAAAAGTATCTTTAAGATGGGCTTACCCGCAGCCTTGATGAGCGCATACATGGCCTTTATAAGTATTATATTGAACAAGTTTATGGCAAGGTTTGGTGAAGCAGCTGTGGCAGCCTACACAGTTGGTAGCCAGCTAGAGGCAATCACTTGGAATACAACAGAAGGTCTCCAAGTCGGTATTGCAGCCATGGTTGGGCAAAATTATGGGGCTGGACTTTTTGATAGGGTAAGAGAAAGTATAAAGAAATCTTTTCATATTTTAGTAATAATAGGGTCAATATCGACAATAGTTCTTTTTGCCTTTAGATATCCTTTATTTAAGATATTTATACCAAATGATAGGGAAACAATAGAACTTGGAACCAGATACTTAGCCATCCTATCCCTATCGCAAATATTTATGGCAACGGAAATTGGTCTAACAGGTGCCTTCAATGGTCTTGGAGAAACCAAAATCCCAGCAAGAATAGCCATGTTTTTTGATACAGTGAGGATACCTTTATCTATCTTGCTTATGCCAGTACTTGGAGTTGCTGGAGTATGGACTGCTATGACTATCACTTCGATATTAAAGGGCCTATTTGTAGGAATTCTAATCAGAAGACAGGCAAAATATAAGCTTGGCTAA
- a CDS encoding LacI family DNA-binding transcriptional regulator: MDIYDIAKKSGYSIATVSRVLNDSNKVSDKAKAKILKVIEENDYSPNRVARSLAKKQTSLVGIMVPDIRKYFESQSAYQLEQRLNANGYITLLGDSTDNLDEKKAYLNLLKENKVDAIVCVGSTYEQEDFYEEILKLSKDIPFAMLNANPLNKSKDISYVYIDEIDAMRQAMDHLHKRGYKQPIFVSYHGNKYITRSYIAKKAGFIEALDEFYQSTDFMEVKINDIDKDMRKLYDFLKSNPRIDSICFELDLLAIPAFKYLVNCGVNIPEDIAIIGFDNIDATNYPSKKITSIDQNIALQADIATKSLFRLINNEKLENNDNMIKAKLIVKETS; encoded by the coding sequence ATGGATATTTATGATATTGCAAAAAAATCTGGATATTCTATTGCTACTGTTTCTAGAGTCTTAAACGATTCTAATAAGGTTAGTGATAAGGCTAAAGCAAAGATTTTAAAGGTCATAGAAGAAAATGACTACAGCCCAAATAGGGTTGCAAGATCTCTTGCCAAAAAACAAACGTCTCTTGTTGGAATTATGGTTCCAGATATAAGAAAATACTTTGAATCTCAATCAGCTTACCAGCTTGAACAAAGACTCAATGCCAATGGTTATATTACTCTTCTTGGGGATAGTACAGATAATTTGGATGAAAAAAAAGCCTATCTTAATCTACTAAAGGAGAATAAGGTTGATGCTATAGTATGTGTTGGCTCTACCTATGAGCAAGAAGATTTTTATGAGGAAATATTAAAGCTATCAAAAGATATTCCCTTTGCCATGTTAAATGCTAATCCGCTTAATAAAAGCAAAGACATAAGTTATGTATATATTGATGAAATTGACGCCATGAGACAAGCTATGGACCATCTTCATAAAAGAGGCTACAAGCAACCAATCTTTGTTTCCTACCATGGAAATAAATATATTACCAGATCTTATATAGCAAAAAAAGCAGGATTTATAGAAGCTCTTGACGAGTTTTACCAAAGTACTGACTTTATGGAAGTTAAAATCAATGATATAGATAAGGATATGAGAAAATTGTATGATTTCCTAAAATCCAACCCAAGGATAGATTCCATATGCTTTGAACTTGATCTTTTGGCCATTCCAGCATTTAAGTACCTAGTAAATTGTGGAGTTAATATACCAGAAGATATAGCAATCATAGGATTTGATAACATTGATGCAACCAACTATCCAAGCAAAAAAATAACTTCAATAGATCAAAATATAGCTTTGCAAGCTGATATAGCAACTAAGAGCCTTTTTAGATTGATAAACAATGAAAAGTTAGAGAATAATGACAACATGATAAAGGCAAAATTAATTGTAAAAGAGACAAGTTAG
- a CDS encoding metallophosphoesterase family protein, whose product MEFKNNTFKIVQFTDTHFGNLPACHEDIKTFNLIDKIIKDEEPDLIVHTGDVIFSHGVKEPDKVFENVMKYFDKYDIPFAITFGNHDSEEGTSRRDLRAIYDKIIRNKADKEDVFIVNDRENYVIPLRDKDEDLAYLYMIDSGEDDRSGIGTYEWLLPDQVDWFRKTSAKYKKNDGIKRNIIFQHMPLPEYWESMNNIISGEQRETNEAISAPKINTGFFANMVLNGETWGMIVGHDHENNFDSTLFDIHLAYANTSGYQAYGDLDKGATVIEISKDPFSIKIRNIQIDE is encoded by the coding sequence ATGGAATTTAAAAACAACACATTTAAAATTGTACAATTTACAGACACACACTTTGGCAATTTGCCAGCATGCCATGAGGATATCAAAACTTTTAATCTAATCGATAAAATTATAAAAGATGAAGAGCCGGACCTCATAGTTCACACAGGGGACGTCATATTTTCACACGGGGTAAAAGAACCTGACAAGGTATTTGAAAATGTAATGAAATATTTTGACAAATATGACATTCCTTTTGCTATAACCTTTGGCAATCACGACAGCGAGGAGGGAACTAGTAGAAGAGACCTTAGAGCAATCTACGATAAGATCATAAGAAACAAGGCAGATAAAGAAGATGTCTTTATAGTTAATGATAGGGAAAATTACGTCATTCCCCTAAGGGATAAGGACGAAGACCTTGCATATTTATATATGATAGATTCAGGAGAAGATGACAGATCTGGCATAGGAACATACGAGTGGCTTTTGCCAGACCAAGTAGATTGGTTTAGAAAGACTTCAGCAAAATACAAGAAAAATGATGGGATCAAACGCAATATAATTTTCCAACATATGCCACTGCCAGAATATTGGGAGAGCATGAATAACATCATTTCTGGAGAACAAAGAGAGACAAACGAAGCCATATCAGCTCCGAAAATCAACACGGGATTTTTTGCTAATATGGTCCTAAATGGTGAAACCTGGGGGATGATTGTAGGTCATGACCACGAGAATAACTTTGATAGCACTCTTTTTGACATCCACCTTGCCTACGCAAATACCTCTGGCTACCAAGCCTATGGAGATTTGGACAAGGGAGCTACAGTCATAGAAATATCCAAAGATCCATTTTCTATAAAGATAAGAAATATACAAATTGATGAATAG
- the uidA gene encoding beta-glucuronidase, which yields MLYPIQTKSRIVSSLDGMWEFVLGDSHLNESLAEKRLEESRPMPVPSSYNDIYEDKELRDHFGWVYYQRHFDIPAKLTEDRLVLRFDAVTHFAKVYINGKEVCEHKGGFLPFEVDITDKVKDCNNLLTVAVSNVVNYETLPIGGLGGGGMLDALSMGSEKADLAEDFVQTKNSPNFDFFNYAGITRHVRLYTSPKAYIFDITMTNDEVSENEAVLGYKLDVCGKADAKIYVYDEDGNCVAQSEGLEGQLSIKDVKLWWPLNAYLYDIVAVYGEDEYHLPYGIRTVRVDGNKFLINEKPFYFKGYGKHEDTFPNGHGINEVMNYKDLSLMAWQGANSYRTSHYPYSEEMMRLSDRLGFVVIDETPAVGINGMFGGGANFGGQPLPTFGHEKSIGTLVFDHHKEVIHEWIARDKNYASVVMWSVANEADTSSEGAYEYFKPLFDLTRELDLQKRPVTLVSVLMDGGPRADVSSKLSDVICINRYYGWYFGGPDLVGPMKSFREELDIWAEIGKPVIITEYGADTVAGMHDTADNPVMYTEEYQVAYYKANNQVIDEYDCVVGEHPWNFADFATDQNLLRVQGNKKGIFTRDRKPKLAAHYFKERWNSIPHFNWEKRK from the coding sequence ATGTTATATCCAATTCAAACAAAATCTAGAATAGTATCAAGCCTTGACGGCATGTGGGAATTTGTACTCGGTGATAGTCATCTTAATGAAAGTTTAGCAGAAAAAAGATTAGAAGAATCTCGTCCTATGCCAGTTCCATCTTCATATAATGACATATATGAAGACAAAGAACTTCGCGATCATTTTGGATGGGTTTACTACCAAAGACACTTTGACATCCCAGCAAAGCTTACAGAAGATAGACTTGTATTAAGATTTGATGCTGTAACCCACTTTGCAAAGGTATATATCAACGGAAAAGAAGTATGTGAACACAAGGGTGGTTTCCTTCCTTTTGAAGTTGATATCACAGATAAGGTAAAAGATTGTAATAACCTACTTACAGTTGCTGTTAGTAACGTGGTAAATTATGAAACCCTGCCTATAGGCGGTCTTGGTGGAGGTGGCATGCTCGATGCTCTTTCTATGGGATCCGAGAAAGCAGACTTGGCCGAAGATTTTGTCCAAACGAAAAACTCACCAAACTTTGATTTCTTTAACTATGCAGGCATCACCAGACACGTTAGACTATATACAAGTCCAAAAGCATACATCTTTGATATAACAATGACAAATGATGAAGTTAGCGAAAATGAAGCAGTATTAGGATATAAGCTTGATGTTTGTGGTAAGGCCGATGCAAAAATTTATGTTTACGACGAAGATGGAAACTGTGTAGCCCAAAGCGAAGGTTTAGAAGGACAGCTAAGTATCAAAGATGTTAAACTTTGGTGGCCACTAAATGCTTACCTATACGATATCGTAGCAGTATATGGTGAAGATGAATACCACCTACCATATGGAATCAGAACTGTTAGAGTTGATGGCAATAAGTTCTTGATTAATGAAAAGCCATTCTATTTCAAGGGCTACGGCAAACATGAAGACACCTTCCCTAACGGCCATGGCATAAATGAAGTAATGAATTACAAGGACTTATCACTAATGGCTTGGCAAGGTGCCAACTCATATAGAACAAGCCACTACCCATATTCAGAAGAAATGATGAGACTTTCAGATAGACTTGGCTTTGTAGTTATAGATGAAACTCCTGCTGTAGGAATAAATGGCATGTTCGGCGGAGGTGCAAACTTTGGCGGACAGCCGCTTCCAACATTTGGACACGAAAAGTCAATTGGAACATTAGTGTTTGACCACCACAAAGAAGTGATACACGAATGGATAGCTCGTGACAAGAACTATGCATCAGTTGTGATGTGGTCAGTAGCTAACGAAGCAGATACTTCTAGCGAGGGTGCTTATGAATACTTCAAACCACTATTTGACCTAACACGTGAACTCGACCTACAAAAACGTCCAGTAACTTTAGTCTCAGTACTCATGGATGGTGGTCCAAGAGCAGATGTATCTTCAAAACTTTCTGATGTAATTTGTATAAACAGATACTATGGATGGTATTTTGGAGGTCCTGACCTTGTAGGCCCTATGAAATCTTTCAGAGAAGAGCTTGATATTTGGGCAGAAATAGGCAAACCAGTCATAATCACAGAGTACGGTGCAGATACAGTAGCTGGAATGCATGATACAGCAGATAACCCAGTAATGTATACAGAAGAATACCAAGTAGCCTATTACAAAGCAAACAACCAAGTGATAGACGAATATGACTGTGTAGTCGGTGAACACCCATGGAACTTTGCTGATTTTGCAACAGATCAGAACCTACTTAGGGTTCAAGGAAACAAAAAAGGCATCTTTACAAGAGATAGAAAACCAAAGCTTGCAGCACACTACTTTAAGGAAAGATGGAACTCAATACCTCACTTCAATTGGGAGAAAAGAAAATAA